A single region of the Stigmatella aurantiaca genome encodes:
- a CDS encoding dipeptidase produces MRPLPSLACLAALTTLSCAHGSNPAGAPGSTDLAARARALAQRLIIADGHVDVPYRLQETLGPDGEPTEDISQRTPGGDFDYPRAVEGGLDVPFMSIYIPADLQQTPGASKTLADTLIDRVEQIARKSPEKFAMAYSVEEAQRNTKEGKISFALGIENGSALEDSLANVAHFQRRGVRYITLTHSKDNLLSDASFNTGKRTWNGLSPFGREVVAEMNRVGIMVDVAHLSDDAIRQAVEVSQVPVIASHSSCRHFTPGFERNISDELIRAVAAKGGVVMINFGSSFLTAEANASLEKFHKAIQAFMESRSIKSFGAPEVAAFIKSYQAEHPVTLARVEDVADHIEHVVKLVGIEHVGLGSDFDGVGPTLPTGLKDVSQYPNLFRVLLERGHSEADIEKIASGNVFRVWKQAAAHAASK; encoded by the coding sequence ATGCGCCCTCTCCCGTCCCTTGCCTGCCTTGCCGCGCTCACCACCCTGTCCTGCGCTCACGGTTCGAATCCGGCGGGCGCGCCCGGGTCCACGGACCTCGCGGCCCGGGCGCGCGCACTGGCCCAGCGGCTCATCATCGCCGATGGACACGTCGACGTGCCCTACCGCCTCCAGGAGACGCTGGGGCCGGATGGCGAGCCCACCGAGGACATCTCCCAGCGCACCCCAGGGGGTGACTTCGACTACCCGCGCGCGGTGGAGGGAGGGCTGGATGTGCCCTTCATGTCCATCTACATCCCGGCCGATCTCCAGCAGACGCCGGGCGCCTCCAAGACGCTGGCGGACACGCTGATCGACCGGGTGGAGCAGATCGCCCGGAAGTCGCCGGAGAAGTTCGCGATGGCGTATTCGGTGGAGGAGGCCCAGCGCAACACGAAGGAAGGGAAGATCTCGTTCGCGCTGGGCATCGAGAACGGCTCGGCCCTGGAGGACTCGCTGGCGAACGTGGCGCACTTCCAGCGCCGGGGCGTGCGCTACATCACCCTGACCCACTCGAAGGACAACCTCCTCAGCGATGCCTCGTTCAACACGGGCAAGCGGACCTGGAACGGGCTCAGCCCCTTCGGGCGTGAGGTGGTGGCCGAGATGAACCGCGTGGGCATCATGGTGGACGTGGCGCACCTCTCGGATGACGCCATCCGGCAGGCGGTGGAGGTCAGCCAGGTGCCCGTCATCGCCTCGCACTCGTCGTGCCGACACTTCACGCCCGGCTTCGAGCGCAACATCAGCGACGAGCTGATCCGCGCGGTGGCGGCGAAGGGGGGGGTGGTGATGATCAACTTCGGCTCCAGCTTCCTCACCGCCGAAGCCAATGCCTCCCTGGAGAAGTTCCACAAAGCCATCCAGGCGTTCATGGAAAGCCGGAGCATCAAGTCCTTTGGAGCCCCCGAGGTGGCGGCCTTCATCAAGTCCTATCAGGCCGAGCACCCGGTCACCCTGGCGAGGGTGGAGGACGTGGCGGACCACATCGAGCACGTGGTGAAACTGGTGGGCATCGAGCACGTGGGGCTGGGCTCGGACTTCGACGGGGTGGGGCCCACGCTGCCCACGGGGCTCAAGGATGTCTCTCAGTACCCGAACCTCTTCCGCGTGCTGCTGGAGCGAGGCCACAGCGAGGCGGACATCGAGAAGATCGCCTCTGGCAACGTCTTCCGCGTCTGGAAGCAGGCCGCGGCCCACGCCGCCTCGAAGTAG